The nucleotide sequence AAAGAGAGAGGCCCtctacatttttaatttatctggCTTTGCACATATGGGATTCGCGTGATTTATGTAATAGAGCCTTAGATGTTAGCAAAGTTAACAATCATATACCTGGAAGGTCTCCTGTCAAGCTGATTGAAAACAATCTACTAAGATTACTTATAAGTATGATGTATTTTTTAGCAAATGAAATCAATGacttcttattttttcaaccaCTTTCTAACTAGTTTATGTTTTTGTACAGGCTTGTACTCGGACTTTTTGATACGCCAAGGCTACTCAGCAGAAGAAAAAGTACGATTTTTGTTAAAAGTTACCTATATTCTAAGATTTAAGATAAGAGATTTGAGACGCGAGGAAATAAAACGGCTTACCAATGCAGCACCTAATCAACGCAATCCTCGTAGAAAACTACGTTACACTGATTAAAATAGAATAACTAAGAAATctaaatcaaatgaaacatacgttgaaaatgttttataaggCTTTATCTTAATTCGCATTATTCCATTCTTAATTCTTAATTCtcattattattgattattttcaaacaaGAGAGTAGTTTTGACATGATCTCATCTCAAATATTGTGATTTAAaagtttgaagaaaaaaatttctttctagTATTATGTACATTTGTACAATTgaaataattactttttattttaagtttcATTAGTATTTGATATACTTAACCGAAAAATgctcaaattttatttgtttaaaaatgtaattgaCATGTTCATAgttatcaataaatatttttttttctaaccatccaaaatacaattttttaaatccataTCAACATTTCTTCAGGAGATAatgttgtattttatttttattacacattTTTTCGTTTAATCACGTGAGTACTCACGAGAGAACTCACGTGAGTTTTTTCAGCAGGGGTCCTATCTGGATTTTTATAGCTTGCAGCTGGCCCTGTTAACTTatagttttaagaaaaaatagacTCAGTGACAATTCGAGTGGCGCGTCTTCGAAGGAAAACGGCGACACTCGAGCTCCCACTTGGTttattatcatgtttactaaGAAAAAGGTCTCTGGGAACGGAAAAGACGAAAACCCAAAAACTTGTAGGTATACCGCGGAAAGATTATTTTGGTGTGTGgagattacttttttttgtaggcAGACGGGACGCGCGTGCATATACAATCTAATGTGTACACAGCGTATCGCTTCGTCTGTTTggcatttatattttttttcttatgagaaaattatttttgaaaaaagacgGCGACGTTACATtatgaagaaaaaattcaaagtattgCAGAAAGTACAGCATTATTAGTTGCCAAAAAGATCTtaatatatgtaaataaaaatttgtataagtGAGTCGGCAATGCACTTGTAGTGACTTTATAAGTGCTAGGCTCAGCAATCAGACAACCAAACTAAAAACatggataaaaaatattattaacatTATGATAAATGTATTACACACGCGAGTGCACACTTATAAATATACTTAATCGATTGTATACTCTATTTCTTATCAGAATTTACTAGGGTATTGATTAaagtgtgtgtgcatgtgagCAACGTTCTTTCGTAATCTGAACTATTAATGAATGAAATATACGTTCATATCCTTTGCGAATTATTTGCGTAATCAAATATGTACAACTGTACATATATTCTAtgctatatttattatatatgtaaaaaaaaactttataataatactttgatacattaaaaacaaaattccaCATTATGTAACCGGCCGATTATTGAAAAGACTATTACAATTAAGGCATGCAATTAGTCGCCTTAATTAATTCAGATGGTTGATAATAATCGACTTTGCTATTTCAGACATGCGGGAAGTAGAACGATCGAAACTATATCGAAGTACTTCTTACGTCTCCGCTCAAGCCTATTAATTGTAATTGCTACGCCAACTTAAAGACTACATTTGACCCCAATACATTTTTCATAGAAACATAactaatatttacaaatttcaaCAGCTTTAGTAGTCACTCAACTAAAGTAAAGATGATATTACAGTGCTAAAGGTATACTTACaattatagattttttatATGTGTGAATTTAAAAGCAAGTGTGCAAAATTCCACGTATTTACAATATGGATTATAATTAGCAATACAATATAAGTTTAGTATACGATTGCGTTGTAGTACACCATTATTTCTAATAgatcgtatttttttatattcattttacaATAATCTTTTCTAAGCTGGTACGAATggtctttttgaaaatttaatgcgGGGTTGATATTGATATACGAGCGTCTACAAATGAACATCGTTATGAATGGAATTTCCTTCGGAAATGCCTTCCGTATCGAGCTAAAATAACAGACACCGAAACAATGTTTCTATTCATTTGTGTACTTTTACTCAAGAAgtggtgtgtatatatatatatatatatatatatatgtgttgTATTTTTTCGATCGTTTGAAATAcaacaataattttgtacaaTGTCTTGCttgtatttttctatttttattatttttctgacATCTTGTGATTGCCAAAGAAACCCAAACAAGtaattataacattttatgtttatttttttttattttaaaaaaatattttaaaaaattcaaacaataaaataatttgacaatgctgaaaaaaatattaatgtcatgcatatttattgttaagtaATACGATACTCGCAAATGATCGTATTATCATAAATAGTTTGATCGACGAGACTATTTCGGATATACGCACTGCCTTAAAAAGATTTGGCTTCGACCCTATAAATGTACCTATGATTGAACAGAATTTTAGTGTGGtaagtataacaaataaaaaagaataaattgatgaatattatattttaatcacTGATTAATCCACCAAAACTACTGATTAATCGCCAGATCGCGCAAAAAAGCCTATACTTGCGCGATCTGGCGATCTATCTAAATTCGGAtccaaaataattatctgcatttacaatataaaatacaaaaaccTTGTTTGTTTTACTAACTGTCAACAGAAAATTCCATTATTCAGCAAACTGACGACACAGCTGAATCTTACGAACGGAATCATAAATGGTGCTTCAAATTTTAAGAGAGCAGAAAACTTTTGTCTTTACTTCCTGCCGTCCACAGTACGTTTATACGGAAAAATTAATATCGATAAATTGTATGGAACATTCAATTACTCCTATACAACACGAGTTTATAAAGACAGTGGAATTTTAAATGCCAATATAAAAAACGTCACTGTTATTCTGCAGGCTGAATACCGATTGGATCAATTTTTAATCAGTAATTCGAACTTGAAGATCGAAAACATTGGGTATGCAATACTCTTATGCATATATACATGCATCTCAATTCATCTACATGCAATTGATGCAAACTTATAGAAATCaagatgtaaaattttttagccAGACGAAGGTTGACATGAAAAGTGAAGCAAGACTTAGATTGATTGCCAATACAGTGATAAATGTTGCGCTtccctttttcaaaaataaaattgccaATATTGCTGACAAAATACTTCTGCAAATAATGCAAGAATCCATCGATTAtgctaataaaaatatgaacaGCATCATAACCCAAGCCATCTTGGGAACTATAAAGTCGCTGCAAGGCGGATacgaaaaatgataaaatttcatttaagtgtataaatattctgtataaataaataaatacaaaaaaatataatcattttcgtaaatgcaaaattatacCTATGTATGTACATTACTGCACATATTAATAGGCATACGAATTTCAAATGTTTAgtaaatatataaatcataataatttatttctatttattatatataaaacatatactatatttaattttaccgATTGATGTTCATCCATGCTAACGCAACACGTATTCGTATATTTATACTGAATGCGTCGTCtgtgcgcgtatatatatatatatatatatatatatatatatatatatatatatatatataagcggCCCTCACATGACACATCTTGCTACCGTGCTCAGTCGAAGGTTGtgtttttcgcgcgctttttagTTTccttattcatattttttgttttcgccATTATTTTGTATCGTAGAAAAATGAACAAGTGATATTATTTGATCTTAatttgagagaaaaaagataaatatGGACAAATCGTTTGATAAATCGATCGACGAAAGTTATGAAGGTAAGCGCGTTTCTAACCAAGTTGATTTTACAAGTACGTCAAAAACTATGATTAAtcaagttttataaatgaaactCACGTTTCTAATATGTCCAGATGATGAAAAAGACAGGATAGCATCGTTACTAAGTACTGTACCCGTGCTGGATGATTTATTTCACATACACTATAAGGTTGGGGAAGGTACATTTAGTTCAGTGTTTCTTGCCACACTAAAAAATTCATCACAGTCAAAGAATTTTGCTGTTAAACACTTGGTGCCTACCTGTCATCCAGGCAGAATTGAACGTGAATTACAATGCCTCAAAGATATTGGGTAAGTGATTCAGAGTAAAAATACAACACtttaatgaagaaaaaaatgttgaatacAAGCATGCACCTTCaggatttattataaaatttatgtcATTTTTTGAACTTTAAGTTATATGAATTACAAGGCATCTATGCTACAAAATTAATCAAAGAAATGCtgttttgaaaatcaaaatattgattcatgaaaataaaataaaaactgtgCTCAAATGTTGCAGGGGTCAGGATCATGTTGTAGGATTGGAATTGTGTTTACGTCATTCTGGATCAGTTGTTTTCGTAATGCCTTTTATGAGGCATGATAAATTTTcggtaaattatttttcttaccaTTCACTTCAATTTTATGAACCAAAACtttaaataacaattttttcagGATTACGTACATGACATGGATCCACAGGAAATGAAAGATTACATGAGAGCTTTGCTAACAGCTTTGCGCAGAGTTCACAAATTTAATATCATTCATAGGGATATTAAACCAAGTAACTTCTTATATGATAGAAGTAATAAAAGGTATGTCAAAAGTACTTCTTGCAATCGTTTCATAACAAAATAGAATAGTCATttatggtttttttttattttctagatATTTGTTAGTGGATTTTGGACTGGCACAGCAATATGTTGAAGATACAAAACCAAATAATGCTTCACCAAAAGTAAGTCAAATTGATTCCTTATCTgggaagagaaagagatgtGATGAAGtaagtaaaattataatatattcagaCACTGCTTACTAAAGAGgaattaattttacataataatttGTAGAATAAAATTGATAGAACTCTAAAAGCTGCAAATAAACTATCATCAGACAAATGTTATTGTTTTGGGAAACCAAAAATTTGTTCTCTGTGCCTTGCAAGGCCATCACAAGCAGCACCTCGTGCAGGCACACCAGGTTTCAGAGCCCCAGaagttttattaaaacatcCTTCACAAACACCAGGTATTATGAAGTTTGTTCAGACATAccttatttttctattttcttaaCACTaatgaattgaatttttatatctATAGCAATCGATATTTGGGCTTGTGGTGTGATGATGCTTAGCATATTGAGTGGGACACAACCATTCTTTCGTTCTCCTGATGATATGACTGCACTGGCAGAAATCACTGCTATTTTTGGGTCAAGCTCAATCCAACAACTTGCAAGAAAACTGGGTaactaaacatttatcaaaaaacgTACAATGATTTTAAAGTTATAATTTGATTGACaccatttcatttttcaagattattttcttgtttaattTGATAGTTTtcactattatttatttatttattttttttattttactcgtTATATTAGGCAAAAAGCTTGTGTATAGCAATGAGATCCCTGGAATTGATCTTATTTCACTTTGccaaaaattacaaaagcgCAATGAGAATTCAAAAATTGTCACTTCTGAGACTGTCAAAGAGgtatactttattttaatttttcaatttttgttagcatcatttattataaatttagcatcatttattataaataactcTTTAATAGCGTctaataaacgtatattcaataaataactttttttaaggaATCGGAATTAAAATATCCAGTTGAAGCTTATCATCTGATTAAAAGGTTGCTGGATATTAATTATACCACAAGAATTACTGCTCAAGAAGCATTGCTTCATCCATTTTTCAATGCATAGACTGACGTGTGATAAAAAGACAATATataagttaaatttttatataactttattattaaaaaataaataacaagttatacatattttataaaatcttatTAGTACGtgtatatttgtaaaataaattacatGTTTAATGTTGACGTTAGATAGCTGTAACATTgtaaatattgattattttagTAAGTACAAATACCATAAATAAAAGTATGCAAATATTACTAAAGAAATCTAAATGCAAACAGTCTTTTCTACAAGTTTTAAGGCACATTATTCAATACAATTTTTTCCTTTATTAATCAAGGaagtgtaataatttttaagtataaatcaatattttgatttcttaatatTGGATCGTAAGTTTATGAACAGagagtttgaaaataaattttctcaaaaaataaaaacatttttaaaatgtacaTGATTTGCTGCCCTTAATATTTACAATGTTGGTGCacttcatgaatatttcaactTATTCTACATTCTCAAGAACATTAGTTGGCGCGGGTGTAGTAGTTGTCGTAGTCGTCGAGGTAGACGTATCTTCGACCTTTTCAACTAATTTCCACTTATGTGCTGCTTCCAAAGCATCAGCAGCCAGCTTTTTAACTTTTTGATTATGGACTAATTCGCTTTTAGTTAGCGCCATTAACACTTCCATAAGATCTGTTATGATGAGCTTGGTAGCAACTTCCTTTGTACTGTTCATCATATTATGAAGAATCACAACTCCTCTATGCTGCAAATCTTGATTTGGATTAGCTAACAGGTACTTTAGAGAGTCTAGCCAATTTGCGGAATCAAATATCTTGTAACAGGCAGCTTTACTAACCGAAGTCAACATTGCCAGAGCACCAGCTGCCGCCAAACTAGTGTCGAGATCTTCCTCTGAACACAAGATGACTAAATATTTCGTTCTGTCATTATCGCCCTCGTAGAATTTGATTGTATCTTCACACATCATGAGATTATTTACAACTTGTGTGGAAGCCCTTCTCAACATATCATGATCCTCATACATGTACACTTCAATTTTCTGGAAGCCTCCTTCTTTCAAAATTCTCTTTCGCACGTTGTCGTTAACACCCGCCAAATTGCACAAGGCCAttaatgcttcaaaattttctaatgCATTGCATTCTGGATTTAATAGGTTGATCAATGGTCTTATGACTTCATAGATCCTCTGACCTGGGAAGGCTACCTCTGGATTAATCGTAATTCCTAAACGTGCGAGAGCCTGTGAAGCTTGCTTTTTGCCCTTATCAGTACCGTCGAGTGCTAATGGTAAAAGAGCCTTTGCTCCTCCCTGTTGAACGACGATACCCCGTACATCAACTTGACTACAAATAGCGTTAAACACACGAGATATCAATTCTTTGCTATTCTGGCTATCAGTTTTTGAAAGCGCAACCAATGCACTTGTGACTCCTGCCTTTGCTAAGCTAATTAATCTCTTAGTGACAAAATCTGGGTCATCCAGTTCAGATTCTTCAGGTATGTGATGCTTCGCGAATTTAGCTAATTCAAGCATTTCCGGGATAATTTCTTGCTTATCATAAGCGTTACAAAGATTAACAAGAGTAGTGACCACTCCATAAACTACAGATTTATCTCCAGTTTTAGCTAATTCAATCATTGCTTGAATAGCTTCTTTGTCCTCAATCAATTTTTCCTTGACTTCTGCATCAAATGTCAAATAAGAAAGTCCTTCAACTGCCCATTTTCTCATGTCCTTGTCCTTTTTAGGATTAATCAAGAATCTTCTGCAGGCTTCTGCAAGCTTTAATGAAGCTCCATCAGCGAATGGTCGGATAGATGCATCAGTTCCACCAGAACTGCTCAGCTTGCAAAGCCCCACCAAAGCACGGACACGAATAGAATCGTCTTTTGACTGATAcaacttctttaaaatattcacTCCTTGGTTAATAATGCTGTTTGCTTTATCCTTTTTCGATGCTGCAGCAATGATACATTCGCATGCAACTTTCTGCTGAAGAACATCGTCGGTACCAGCCATGACAAGGATCATTTGTAAGATTCCATCTTTGGCTACAACACTGTTTCCTACATCTAGAGGTCCAAGTAGTAACGTGGTGATTGCCACGATTACTCGTAcctataatgaaaaataacacaATTTGTTATTGTTTGAATACTTATTATACTATTTTAAACAACATTTCTCGCCCAATTCAACTCACCTTTGACTCAATATCAGGTGAAATTAACTTGTCTTTTATATATTCATCTATTGCTGCTGCATACCTTTCCTTGGCAGCATCATAATACATGTTTTCATAAATTCTGGCCAGGCAAACACTGGTCACTGTTCTAGTTGAGGGTGTGATATCCATTGCAGATTCATATTTGTATTCTTCTAATTCACTGGCAACCTCCATAAGTCTATGCAAGCCTCGAAGTTCCACTAGCCGCTCAGCCCAATTCAAGGTATCATAATGAATGTTTCTCATGATGAGCTCAATTACAGCATCTCTGCCTTGGCCAGTAAAAGTCCTATTTGTTGTGCAGTACAACAAACATGAAAGTATAGTATCAATTTCCTTCTGATACTTTTCACACATTTCTTTATTAGGTTTAGTATCTGGCTTTGTATCCATTCCACTGTAGCTGTTAAGAACAGTctgcaaaaaaattacaaaaattatattaatatctaaaaattaatttaaataactgaaaaattaaaactgtACTTCTAAAGTTTTTGTATTAATTGACTGTGAACATTACCTGTATACAATATTGACCAGCATTTACTCTTTCTTCATTTCTGCTGTTAATTATATCCAAAAACCATGGTATACCAATTTCTTTAAGCATTGTCTCAGTCCGCTCAATGTTGTCTTTGCAGAGTTCAGCTAAAATACGAATGGCTGCTACAATAATTCCTTCATTCTTTTCTGTTTTTAGAAGTTTATGAATTTTTGTAGCAATTCCTTGTTTGAACATCAAATCAGCTCCTGCCTTCTCTTTTGTTAATACCAAAAGATTGTTCATGGCTGAttctcttttctctttgtCAACAGCAAAGTCAAAAGCTAATTCAAACATCTGAGAAAcctgaaaatcataaaataagtttttaataattggAAGTACTTTAATTAGCAGAAGTACTTTAATTTCCTATGCAATCAATTTTGGATTGAGTTCTGTACCTTAGCAGACACTTTGGAGTTTTCTCTCAGACGTTCTTGACAAATTTCATGTAAACGGGCAGCTATAGGTTGAATGGCTTTATTACTAGGGTCAGTAGTAATAACTCCTCGAGCATCTCTGTAAGCTTCTTCAAACCTCTCCAAAGCCTCTAATGCTTGGCACCGCCTAAACAATGCTTTTGGATCATttgaagaaattttcaatGCCTCATCACAATCCTTGATTACTTTTTTGTATTCTTTTTGTTTCAAATACACAGCAGctctattttttaaatagactGCTTTGTCAAAGTTGTCGTCTTTTGTAAGTTTTAAAGCATTGGTATAACAACTCAATGCTTTGTCCAAGaatccatttttgaattcttcaTTTCCTTTCTCCTTCCACTCCTGCGCTGTTAACTCTGTTTTCGTCATTCtgcaaaaaattttcagtaATAAGTTTATTTCAGTTAAAGATAAATTGAATTGGAATATTTATATTCAGGGTTCATTTTAAttaggaaaaatataatcaatttaaataattaacttaaagatgtttttgaaattcataaattatttgtgTAGATACACTTGAGTGTTATTACTTCTTTTAACAACTAAgaaattgattttataaaaaatgaaacaataaaagtttaattataaGCACTTTCTGAATAGCACTAAATACTCTTGATCACTTCTATATATGCAGATCCTTAAGCTGTCTTACCTTATATAGTAGAATCAAATTCACCAAAATTGATATATGCACTTCTATAGAACACTTTGTTTTGCAGATAgtgaacaaaaaataatttatcgtAGAGACTGTGCTCTTACTGCTTCAAAATTTGTACATGTACTGAAGCTCTGGCCGGGGCTGTGCAGCATTAAAAAGATTTTTGAGGGGTTCTAGATGCCACGAGAAGCTCGTGGACTCCTTGAGTTTATTTTAATCCTCGTTGGAATCTGATGCCAAGGAAAATGCTAGCTGCTTGCACAGCTTTGTATAAAAATAGGTCGTACGCCGGCTCACTTTAATGCTGAAGACGCGTCTTCAACGCATGATCGTGACGCTGCTATGTTCAAACGCTATAGGCCAAATCGCGATTAGAGGATTGGCTGTCCAAGAGAATGTGCTCGAAAGACGTATTTTGAACAAGTCTACACATATATATTTCGCAAGTGCTCGGACTTGTTTATGTTTGCATTGCAAAAATAGATGATCATGTTTGTCAATGCATACTACTATTATGATATGAAATACAGCTAGtgtctgtatgtatataattctGAATTACTTACACAGCTCAGCTTGTTTCGTCAGACGaagaataaatattattttattgcttGAAGGTTATATCAAAATCAAGCAATCTTCACAGTTGTTGATTGAGCATTTACATACCATTGGGTGCATGCAGTATTTGTTAGTTATATTATTAACGAATTAAAATGATAACTTTTACTATGCACATATGTTTTTAATGACACGTCAAAAACTATTCAATTAGTCTTAATATGTGATAAAcaattatatacttatattcaTGAATGAATGCATGTGCGTAATTTACGCTACCGGCCTCGGCAGGAATATCAGCTGATGGTTCATCCGCCATATTTGTTGTATTTTCTGCGCATGCGGCAGTTTgaatgataaaattttttctgaGTTTGTTTTGCTTATACTTAATAATGAACAATTACGAAAGATTATAAATAACTGAAAAAACTGTTTATTATATGAAATTGATGTTAAAAAACATTATGAATAATGTGATAGGATGAAGAACATAACATAGATCATGCAATAAATTATGCAGCTTTtgtcttaaaaaaagattcTATTATctccaaaaattttttttggaagTATCTACGTGAAAATTGTTCAGCAGTTCTTCTAGCAGACTTTTGCATTCTGCGTTTATCAGTACCTGACAAGTTTAAGGCTTCAGTCAATGCGTGAACATAATCTTCAACTGTTTTTGCCAAATACCCATTTTGAGATTCACCTGTCTCTATTAGTTCATCTTTGGAAGCTCCAGAAGCATGAACAACCATGATTTGTCCTGCAGCTAGTCCAGCTATTATATCTGAACCAACATTATCATCTACTTTTGCATATATACCATATGATGATCTTACTAATTCTTCTTCTAAATGATTGGCATGTTTGCATTGTGGATAAATTTTAACATACTCGTCTAAATTTAATTGAgttatcaattttttcaagCTTTTGATGTAGTCTTTATCTTCCTCTGTGCTCAAATTTATTAAGACTAAACAAATTTCCTCCATAATGCTTGGTttgagttttaattttaatttactcaATACCTGCATTATTAGTTCATGATTGTTCTCAGATTTAAATTCACTAGCATTTATAATCTGGTAATTATCTTTTTTATCCCAATAACGATCTGCTCGTTTAATGAGTTTTTCTAAGCCGATAGGAGGATAGACACGATGTACTTTTTTAGGACACTTCCAAATGGAATTAATATTCTCTTCAGTCCAAGCTGAATTGACCATTACAATATCAGCACTTCTGCCAGTCCAGCCATATAAAAAACCGATtccttgaaaaaaattgttacaaattttttagatgCTCGAATAAATTGATTAAATTTGAGCAAAGCAAAAAATACCTTTACTGATTCCAAGAGCACTAGGTGATCTTCTAGTTACCATGTACTGATTGTTATTTAATATTACATGTCTTGTTTTTAGCTTGTCCATTGATACTAATGGATTATGAATATAATTAATCACTTTGCATCCTCCAACatacttaaatataaaattaacaaatccATAGCCCATTGTATCAATCACAATATGTGGTTTTAGAAGTGCAAGTGACTCACAAGCTACCCACATTGATCCCAAATATGCAAAACTTTTTATCCATTTTCCGTGTTTTAAATAGACAAACCTGATGTTATGCTGTAGTTTTATGTTAAATGTTGATTCAACATTGTCAAGTATAGTTTTGGAAGAAGTACCCACATCTCCTGTGTAGACACAAATTTGTACATTTCCATATTGCCATTGAATAGCTTCAACTGCTGACCAAAGAATATTTTCTTGTGGTGTACGTGCATTGCAATTAGGATGAAAAAATCCAACAGTTACATTTTTATTGCGTATTTTGTTAACATGTTTTCTTGAGAATATTATTCTTACTACTCTCCAGATTAAAGGAcacaacaaaattacaaatattaaaatcattttaataaatgcaTATTTTTCATACACCCAgtataatagtaattttttcttCCCGTAAGCCATGAC is from Nasonia vitripennis strain AsymCx chromosome 1, Nvit_psr_1.1, whole genome shotgun sequence and encodes:
- the LOC116416606 gene encoding uncharacterized protein LOC116416606 produces the protein MFTKKKVSGNGKDENPKTYRAKKPILARSGDLSKFGSKIIICIYNIKYKNLVCFTNCQQKIPLFSKLTTQLNLTNGIINGASNFKRAENFCLYFLPSTVRLYGKINIDKLYGTFNYSYTTRVYKDSGILNANIKNVTVILQAEYRLDQFLISNSNLKIENIGQTKVDMKSEARLRLIANTVINVALPFFKNKIANIADKILLQIMQESIDYANKNMNSIITQAILGTIKSLQGGYEK
- the LOC100116107 gene encoding cell division cycle 7-related protein kinase isoform X1, with protein sequence MDKSFDKSIDESYEDDEKDRIASLLSTVPVLDDLFHIHYKVGEGTFSSVFLATLKNSSQSKNFAVKHLVPTCHPGRIERELQCLKDIGGQDHVVGLELCLRHSGSVVFVMPFMRHDKFSDYVHDMDPQEMKDYMRALLTALRRVHKFNIIHRDIKPSNFLYDRSNKRYLLVDFGLAQQYVEDTKPNNASPKVSQIDSLSGKRKRCDENKIDRTLKAANKLSSDKCYCFGKPKICSLCLARPSQAAPRAGTPGFRAPEVLLKHPSQTPAIDIWACGVMMLSILSGTQPFFRSPDDMTALAEITAIFGSSSIQQLARKLGKKLVYSNEIPGIDLISLCQKLQKRNENSKIVTSETVKEESELKYPVEAYHLIKRLLDINYTTRITAQEALLHPFFNA
- the LOC100116031 gene encoding GDP-Man:Man(3)GlcNAc(2)-PP-Dol alpha-1,2-mannosyltransferase-like, translating into MAYGKKKLLLYWVYEKYAFIKMILIFVILLCPLIWRVVRIIFSRKHVNKIRNKNVTVGFFHPNCNARTPQENILWSAVEAIQWQYGNVQICVYTGDVGTSSKTILDNVESTFNIKLQHNIRFVYLKHGKWIKSFAYLGSMWVACESLALLKPHIVIDTMGYGFVNFIFKYVGGCKVINYIHNPLVSMDKLKTRHVILNNNQYMVTRRSPSALGISKGIGFLYGWTGRSADIVMVNSAWTEENINSIWKCPKKVHRVYPPIGLEKLIKRADRYWDKKDNYQIINASEFKSENNHELIMQVLSKLKLKLKPSIMEEICLVLINLSTEEDKDYIKSLKKLITQLNLDEYVKIYPQCKHANHLEEELVRSSYGIYAKVDDNVGSDIIAGLAAGQIMVVHASGASKDELIETGESQNGYLAKTVEDYVHALTEALNLSGTDKRRMQKSARRTAEQFSRRYFQKKFLEIIESFFKTKAA
- the LOC100116069 gene encoding protein unc-45 homolog B, producing the protein MTKTELTAQEWKEKGNEEFKNGFLDKALSCYTNALKLTKDDNFDKAVYLKNRAAVYLKQKEYKKVIKDCDEALKISSNDPKALFRRCQALEALERFEEAYRDARGVITTDPSNKAIQPIAARLHEICQERLRENSKVSAKVSQMFELAFDFAVDKEKRESAMNNLLVLTKEKAGADLMFKQGIATKIHKLLKTEKNEGIIVAAIRILAELCKDNIERTETMLKEIGIPWFLDIINSRNEERVNAGQYCIQTVLNSYSGMDTKPDTKPNKEMCEKYQKEIDTILSCLLYCTTNRTFTGQGRDAVIELIMRNIHYDTLNWAERLVELRGLHRLMEVASELEEYKYESAMDITPSTRTVTSVCLARIYENMYYDAAKERYAAAIDEYIKDKLISPDIESKVRVIVAITTLLLGPLDVGNSVVAKDGILQMILVMAGTDDVLQQKVACECIIAAASKKDKANSIINQGVNILKKLYQSKDDSIRVRALVGLCKLSSSGGTDASIRPFADGASLKLAEACRRFLINPKKDKDMRKWAVEGLSYLTFDAEVKEKLIEDKEAIQAMIELAKTGDKSVVYGVVTTLVNLCNAYDKQEIIPEMLELAKFAKHHIPEESELDDPDFVTKRLISLAKAGVTSALVALSKTDSQNSKELISRVFNAICSQVDVRGIVVQQGGAKALLPLALDGTDKGKKQASQALARLGITINPEVAFPGQRIYEVIRPLINLLNPECNALENFEALMALCNLAGVNDNVRKRILKEGGFQKIEVYMYEDHDMLRRASTQVVNNLMMCEDTIKFYEGDNDRTKYLVILCSEEDLDTSLAAAGALAMLTSVSKAACYKIFDSANWLDSLKYLLANPNQDLQHRGVVILHNMMNSTKEVATKLIITDLMEVLMALTKSELVHNQKVKKLAADALEAAHKWKLVEKVEDTSTSTTTTTTTPAPTNVLENVE
- the LOC100116107 gene encoding cell division cycle 7-related protein kinase isoform X2 encodes the protein MDKSFDKSIDESYEDDEKDRIASLLSTVPVLDDLFHIHYKVGEGTFSSVFLATLKNSSQSKNFAVKHLVPTCHPGRIERELQCLKDIGGQDHVVGLELCLRHSGSVVFVMPFMRHDKFSDYVHDMDPQEMKDYMRALLTALRRVHKFNIIHRDIKPSNFLYDRSNKRYLLVDFGLAQQYVEDTKPNNASPKVSQIDSLSGKRKRCDENKIDRTLKAANKLSSDKCYCFGKPKICSLCLARPSQAAPRAGTPGFRAPEVLLKHPSQTPAIDIWACGVMMLSILSGTQPFFRSPDDMTALAEITAIFGSSSIQQLARKLGIGIKISS
- the LOC107982205 gene encoding uncharacterized protein LOC107982205; amino-acid sequence: MAEFILDCIEFYSARDGYGHEDRRKRYQRPNDDQLYLGENIYIGSFQWELLQRERPSTFLIYLALHIWDSRDLCNRALDVSKVNNHIPGRSPVKLIENNLLRLLISLYSDFLIRQGYSAEEKVRFLLKVTYILRFKIRDLRREEIKRLTNAAPNQRNPRRKLRYTD